A stretch of the Actinoalloteichus fjordicus genome encodes the following:
- the smc gene encoding chromosome segregation protein SMC — MHLKSLTLKGFKSFASATTLRFEPGITCVVGPNGSGKSNVLDALTWVMGEKGAKALRGAKMEDVIFAGTSGRAPLGRAEVTLTIDNSDGALPIEYTEVSITRRMFREGATEYEINGDSCRLLDIQELLSDSGIGREMHVIVGQGQLASILESKPEERRAFIEEAAGVLKHRKRKEKALRKLDAMQANLTRLTDLTAELRRQLKPLGKQAEIARRAQAVQSDLRDARLRLIADDLVSARVDLARDEADEASVRARRTEVERSLQIAQAEQTALEEQLAQDAPRLNAAQDTWYRLSALEERLRGTVRLAAERYRHLTAPLEGPRGGRDPEELEAEAEEAAETEVELAEVLEQARFDLSDAVEARGLAEQRLKAVEQAHVAAARAIADRREGLARLAGQVEVLRSKAASTEEEIERLSTALAEAEDRADAATQEFEEQQAVDDGQDTDDADLGELHHAAAAAREQARERVAELVAAERGAERDIAAWTARVDALSLGLTRKDGAGALLAAGERLPGLLGSVAALLTVEPGAEVALAAALGPVADAVALAGLDDALVALELLKSQDTGRAGLLIGGAPSVASGARPELPRGARWAADLVGAPQALRPAVLRALDGVVVVGDLAAAKSLIADVPGLRAVTPEGDVLGADFASGGSGRDQSVIEVQAAVDDARRELVAAQSRLAAHAAALDGARAEERDRRDQMRAAQESVNEAKVRKARSTERLSRLGQVAKAARTEAEQLRTRRAKVEAAHEQTLRGLAESEDRLSSVESEPLEHEPDTDEREQASEAVGTARQREMDARLVQRTAEERARSVQGRAEQLRRAARIERENRTRIAAVRAARSRGAAVAKAVVDAGETASGRIAVSLSRAVHERDAAQAARADREQALTAVRNHARELTAVLEKLTDAVHRDEVLRAERRLRLEQLETKIADDFGIGLEDLAAEYGPDVGVPPSAAETAEYEAAKERGEEVTAPAPMPFDRDTQVRRAKRAERDLSLLGKVNPLALEEFAALEERYRFLSTQLEDLKATRRDLLTVIKDVDERILEVFSTAYVDVAREFEIVFATLFPGGEGRLVLTEPDDMLTTGVDVEARPPGKKVKRLSLLSGGEKSLTAVAMLVAIFRARPSPFYVMDEVEAALDDTNLRRLIGLLEQLRETSQLLIITHQKPTMEIADALYGVSMRGDGISAVISQRLRGRTRAAVDAGRAGLVPAAGSAQNGAVVPDGEQVLSAEQASSAEQVPSAEQTVSGEPDSAEEPQAAVRELETVPEPAPEDAGPGPA; from the coding sequence GTGCACCTGAAGAGCCTGACGCTCAAGGGCTTCAAGTCCTTCGCCTCGGCCACCACCCTGCGCTTCGAGCCCGGCATCACCTGCGTGGTCGGTCCGAACGGCTCCGGCAAGTCCAACGTGCTGGACGCCTTGACCTGGGTGATGGGCGAGAAGGGCGCCAAGGCGCTGCGCGGCGCGAAGATGGAGGACGTCATCTTCGCGGGCACCTCGGGCCGCGCCCCGCTCGGCCGCGCCGAGGTGACCCTGACCATCGACAACTCCGACGGCGCCCTGCCCATCGAGTACACCGAGGTCTCCATCACCCGACGGATGTTCCGGGAGGGCGCCACCGAGTACGAGATCAACGGCGACTCGTGCAGGCTGCTCGACATCCAGGAACTGCTGTCGGACTCCGGCATCGGCCGTGAGATGCACGTCATCGTCGGTCAGGGACAGCTGGCCTCGATCCTGGAGTCCAAGCCGGAGGAACGGCGCGCGTTCATCGAGGAGGCCGCAGGCGTCCTCAAGCACCGCAAGCGCAAGGAGAAGGCGCTGCGGAAGCTCGACGCGATGCAGGCCAATCTGACCCGACTCACCGACCTCACCGCCGAACTGCGTCGGCAGCTCAAGCCGCTCGGCAAGCAGGCCGAGATCGCCAGGCGGGCGCAGGCGGTCCAGTCGGACCTGCGGGACGCGCGACTACGACTCATCGCCGACGACCTCGTCTCGGCCCGCGTGGACCTGGCCAGGGACGAGGCCGACGAGGCCTCGGTCCGGGCGCGTCGCACCGAGGTCGAGCGCTCGTTGCAGATCGCCCAGGCGGAGCAGACCGCGCTGGAGGAGCAGCTGGCGCAGGACGCGCCGAGGCTGAACGCCGCCCAGGACACCTGGTATCGGCTCTCCGCACTGGAGGAACGGCTGCGGGGCACCGTGCGGCTGGCCGCGGAGCGCTACCGGCACCTCACGGCACCGCTGGAGGGACCGCGCGGCGGGCGCGATCCCGAGGAGCTGGAGGCCGAGGCCGAGGAGGCCGCCGAGACGGAGGTCGAGCTGGCCGAGGTCCTGGAGCAGGCCCGCTTCGACCTGTCCGACGCCGTCGAGGCCAGAGGGCTGGCCGAGCAGCGACTCAAGGCCGTCGAACAGGCGCACGTCGCCGCCGCCCGTGCCATCGCCGATCGTCGGGAGGGCCTGGCCAGGCTGGCCGGGCAGGTGGAGGTGCTGCGCAGCAAGGCGGCCTCCACCGAGGAGGAGATCGAGCGGCTGTCGACGGCGTTGGCCGAGGCCGAGGACCGAGCGGACGCGGCCACTCAGGAGTTCGAGGAGCAGCAGGCCGTCGACGACGGGCAGGACACCGACGACGCGGACCTGGGGGAGCTGCATCATGCGGCGGCCGCCGCCAGGGAACAGGCCAGGGAACGGGTCGCCGAGCTGGTGGCCGCCGAGCGCGGCGCCGAACGGGACATCGCCGCCTGGACCGCGCGGGTGGACGCGCTGTCGCTGGGACTGACCCGCAAGGACGGGGCGGGCGCGCTGCTCGCGGCAGGCGAGCGGCTGCCGGGCCTGCTCGGGTCGGTGGCGGCGCTGCTGACCGTGGAACCCGGAGCCGAGGTGGCCCTGGCCGCCGCACTCGGCCCCGTCGCCGATGCCGTGGCCCTGGCCGGGCTCGACGACGCACTGGTGGCGCTGGAGCTGCTGAAGTCCCAGGACACCGGCCGGGCAGGCCTGCTCATCGGCGGGGCGCCGTCCGTCGCGAGTGGAGCCCGACCGGAGCTGCCACGCGGTGCAAGGTGGGCGGCCGACCTCGTCGGCGCTCCGCAGGCGCTACGGCCCGCCGTGCTCCGGGCGCTGGACGGGGTGGTCGTCGTCGGCGATCTCGCGGCGGCGAAGTCGCTGATCGCCGACGTTCCCGGCCTGCGGGCGGTGACGCCGGAGGGCGACGTCCTCGGCGCGGACTTCGCCTCGGGCGGCTCCGGCCGCGATCAGAGCGTCATCGAGGTGCAGGCGGCGGTGGACGACGCCCGCCGGGAGCTGGTGGCAGCGCAGAGCAGGCTGGCAGCCCATGCGGCAGCGCTGGACGGCGCGCGCGCCGAGGAGCGAGACCGCCGAGATCAGATGCGTGCCGCGCAGGAGTCGGTCAACGAGGCCAAGGTGCGCAAGGCGCGCAGCACCGAGCGGTTGAGCAGGCTCGGGCAGGTCGCCAAGGCCGCGCGCACCGAGGCGGAGCAGCTGCGGACCCGCCGCGCCAAGGTCGAGGCCGCGCACGAGCAGACCCTGCGGGGGCTGGCGGAGTCGGAGGATCGGCTGTCCTCCGTCGAATCGGAGCCGCTGGAGCACGAGCCGGACACCGACGAGCGGGAACAGGCGTCCGAGGCCGTCGGCACGGCCCGCCAGCGGGAGATGGATGCCCGGCTGGTCCAGCGGACCGCCGAGGAACGGGCCCGCTCCGTGCAGGGGCGGGCCGAACAGCTGCGCCGGGCCGCACGGATCGAGCGGGAGAACCGGACGAGAATCGCCGCCGTGCGCGCGGCGCGGAGCAGGGGCGCTGCGGTGGCGAAGGCCGTCGTCGACGCGGGCGAGACGGCCTCGGGACGGATCGCGGTGTCGTTGAGCCGTGCCGTCCACGAGCGGGACGCCGCGCAGGCCGCCCGCGCCGATCGGGAACAGGCGTTGACGGCGGTGCGCAACCACGCGCGGGAACTGACCGCCGTGCTGGAGAAGCTGACCGACGCGGTGCACCGGGACGAGGTGCTGCGTGCCGAGCGCCGGCTTCGGCTCGAGCAGCTGGAGACGAAGATCGCCGACGACTTCGGCATCGGGCTGGAGGATCTCGCCGCCGAGTACGGACCCGACGTCGGCGTGCCGCCCAGCGCGGCGGAGACCGCCGAGTACGAGGCGGCGAAGGAACGCGGCGAGGAGGTCACCGCACCGGCCCCGATGCCCTTCGACCGGGACACCCAGGTGCGGCGGGCCAAGCGCGCCGAGCGAGACCTCTCGCTGCTCGGCAAGGTCAACCCGCTGGCCCTGGAGGAGTTCGCGGCGCTGGAGGAGCGTTATCGCTTCCTGTCCACGCAGCTGGAGGACCTCAAGGCCACCCGCCGGGACCTGCTCACGGTGATCAAGGACGTCGACGAGCGCATCCTCGAGGTCTTCTCCACCGCCTACGTGGACGTGGCCAGGGAGTTCGAGATCGTCTTCGCCACCCTCTTCCCCGGCGGCGAGGGCAGGCTGGTGCTGACGGAGCCCGACGACATGCTGACCACCGGCGTCGACGTAGAGGCTCGGCCGCCCGGCAAGAAGGTCAAGCGGCTCTCGCTGCTCTCCGGCGGCGAGAAGTCGCTGACCGCCGTGGCGATGCTGGTGGCGATCTTCCGGGCCCGGCCGTCGCCGTTCTACGTGATGGACGAGGTCGAGGCCGCGCTGGACGACACGAACCTGCGCAGACTGATCGGCCTGCTCGAGCAGCTCCGAGAGACCTCGCAGCTGCTCATCATCACCCACCAGAAGCCGACGATGGAGATCGCCGACGCGCTGTACGGGGTCAGCATGCGGGGCGACGGGATCAGCGCGGTGATCTCGCAGCGGCTACGTGGTCGGACCCGCGCTGCCGTCGACGCGGGCCGGGCCGGGCTCGTGCCTGCGGCGGGATCGGCGCAGAACGGGGCGGTGGTCCCGGACGGCGAGCAGGTTCTGAGTGCAGAGCAGGCCTCGAGTGCCGAGCAGGTCCCGAGTGCCGAGCAGACCGTGAGCGGCGAGCCGGACTCGGCGGAGGAACCGCAGGCAGCGGTGCGGGAACTCGAGACCGTGCCGGAACCTGCGCCGGAGGATGCCGGGCCGGGACCCGCTTAG
- a CDS encoding GIDE domain-containing protein, which produces MIFIGIGLLLVAVIAFFGMSHARSELHAMIAADTLPVSELKMLRKASDDVGGQGTFRKECEVVGVAEPLPTGPLSSELTSTECVWFRYRIEREYEHVTIQDNRRQVSKRTEQLAEHSSPQGYAIRDDAGELILVEPGGLKPDKPEQTLNSYETARGGGGGGEGLGSALVRLVGSRAGSGGTIGHRYTEWVVRPGQRLYVLGEVNDRRGELSIAKPEKGHFIISTRSEDELRAARTTTHKLMRIGIFVAVPLGIILIIAGAVG; this is translated from the coding sequence ATGATCTTCATCGGAATCGGTCTGCTGCTCGTCGCGGTGATCGCCTTCTTCGGGATGTCGCATGCCCGTAGCGAGCTGCACGCGATGATCGCCGCCGACACGCTCCCGGTGTCCGAGCTGAAGATGCTCCGCAAGGCCTCCGACGACGTCGGCGGTCAGGGCACGTTTCGCAAGGAGTGCGAGGTGGTGGGGGTCGCTGAGCCGCTGCCGACCGGCCCGCTGAGCTCCGAGCTGACGAGCACCGAGTGCGTGTGGTTCCGCTACCGCATCGAGCGGGAGTACGAGCACGTCACCATCCAGGACAACCGCCGCCAGGTCTCCAAGCGGACCGAGCAGCTCGCCGAGCACTCCTCGCCGCAGGGCTATGCGATCCGCGATGACGCAGGCGAGCTGATCCTCGTCGAGCCGGGCGGTCTCAAGCCGGACAAGCCGGAGCAGACTCTCAACAGCTATGAGACCGCCCGAGGCGGCGGTGGCGGCGGCGAGGGACTCGGATCGGCGCTCGTCCGGCTGGTGGGCAGTCGCGCGGGCAGCGGCGGCACGATCGGTCATCGGTACACCGAATGGGTGGTTCGTCCCGGTCAGCGGCTGTACGTGCTCGGCGAGGTCAACGACCGCCGGGGCGAGCTGTCGATCGCGAAGCCGGAGAAGGGGCACTTCATCATCTCCACCCGCAGTGAGGACGAGCTGCGGGCGGCCCGGACCACGACGCACAAGCTCATGCGCATCGGCATCTTCGTCGCCGTGCCGCTGGGCATCATCCTGATCATCGCGGGCGCGGTCGGCTGA